The genome window CGGGCATCGGCTGCACCGGCGAGGCCCCCTATATCCTCCACGGCATCATCGGCCGGGAGATTCTGGAGGCCGAAGGACTACCCCGGCATGCTCTCGTCTGCGAGCGCCATATCGGTGTCGGCCTCACCGTGGAGGACATCGAACGTCAGAGCCTGCCCCTGCCCCGGCGCGACATGGTTCCCCTCAGCCGGGAAGAGCGAATCGTCTGCTTTGCCGACCTGTTCTTTTCAAAAAAACCCCGCTCCCTCGACCACGAAAAGCACCCCGACGAAGTGAGGGCGAATCTGCTGCGTTATGGCGATCACAAGGTTGCCATCTTCGAGGAATGGCTGGCTGAATTTGAGGTATAGTTGGAACATCGGAGAATTAGCTTACAGGAGAGGTGAACGAGCCATGACGGCACCGGCAGCGCTGAAGAGAATATCTGCAACGATCTGGGAGCTTCCCGTATCCTACAAGCAGGGAATGCTCGTTCCCGCCCGCATCATTGCCACGGAAAAACTCATCAACGCCATGGACGCAGGCGTTTTCGAGCAGGTATCCAACGTGGCCTGCCTGCCGGGCATCCAGAAATACGCCTTCTGCATGCCTGACGGCCACTGGGGATACGGCTTTCCCATCGGCGGGCTGGCGGCCATGGACCCGGATACGGGGGTCATTTCCCCCGGCGGCATCGGCTTCGATATCAACTGCGGCATGCGGCTGGTTCTGACCACCCTCACCTATGAAGAGGTAAAGCCGCGCCTGCGTGAGCTGGTGGACGCCCTCTTCTACCGGGTGCCGGCCGGGGTCGGGAGCCACGGCTTTGTGCGGTTGTCCCACGACGAGTTCTGCCGCGTGGCCGAGCAGGGCTCCTCCTGGTGCCTGAAACACGGTTACGCCTGGCCCGAAGACCTGGAGATGACCGAAGAGCACGGCTGCTTTACCGGAGCCGATGCCACGAAGGTCAGCCAGAGAGCCGTTGACCGTGGATACAACCAGATCGGGACCCTCGGCTCGGGCAACCACTACCTGGAAATCCAGGTGGCCCGCCCCGAGAACATTTTCGACGAGGATACCGCCCGGGCATTCGGCATTACCGTACCGAACCAGGTGGTGATCATGTTCCACTGCGGCAGCCGCGGCTTCGGCCACCAGGTGGCCACCGACTATCTCCAGCTTTTCCTGTCGGTCATGGAGAAAAAGTACGGCATCCGCACCAATGACCGCGAACTTGCCTGCGCCCCCTTCCGCTCCCGCGAGGGGCAGGACTACTTTGCCGCCATGAAGTGCGCGGTGAACATGGCCTTTGCCAATCGCCAGGTCATCCTCCATCGCATCCGCGAGGTCTTTTCGGACGTATTCGGTCGCGACCCGCGCGATCTGGGCATGGATATGGTCTATGACGTGGCCCACAACACCGCCAAGCTGGAGACCCACCTGGTGGACGGGAAAAAACGCGAACTGCTGGTTCATCGCAAGGGCGCCACCCGGGCCTTTGGCCCCGGCATGGAGGGGATTCCCGCCCGCTACCGGGAAACGGGCCAGCCGGTCATTATCGGCGGCAGCATGGAAACCGGCTCCTATCTGCTGGCAGGCGACCCGGGAGGCGGCGACACCTTCTTCACCACCGCGCACGGCAGCGGCCGGACCATGAGCCGCCATCAGGCGAAAAAGCTGGTCAAGGGGCAGAAACTGCAGCGGGATATGGAGGAGCGCGGCATCTACGTGCGGACCGCGTCCTGGGGAGGACTGGCCGAAGAGGCGGGGCATGCCTACAAAAACATTGACGACGTGGCCGAGGCCACCGAACTGTCGCATCTGAGCCGGCGGGTCGCACGGCTCGTGCCCATCGGAAATGTCAAAGGTTGAGGAGGTGATGCTGAAATTTTGACGCGGGCAATGGGCCCGCGCATTCAGATTTTCAGATCAATGACGAGCCCCTTGAGTTCAAGTATCTTGTTGGTGATGGCGAGACGATCCTTGTTCTCGGTCATGATGAGGCGATAGAGATTGTCGGCCTCTCGGTCGATCACGGTGATGATTTCGAAGCAACGTGGGTTGAGGGTCGTCCCCCCCACCCGCTGGAGCCGGTAGGCATGGGATGTGACGTTTTTCGTGATGCGGCCGATGAGATCGCGAAACGTGCGAAAATTGGCAATGGTCGGCTCCCGTTCCAGCTCGTTGCCGGCCTTGTCCAACTCGCCCTTGAGGACCTGCAATTCCTGCTCATGGTTTTCGAACTCCGACCGGTTGCGGGCAAGAGTCCGGACAAACGGCGATCCGGCAATGTCCGACCGGCCGAGAGATTCCTGTTTCCCCTTTTTATCCACGTCGCGCGAAGAAAGACGGTCACTGATCTTCATTGGCTGACTCCTATGCTCTGCGTATCGTTGGTGCGCGCCCAGGGCGAATCGACAGGCGCGATGCAGTTGCCGCGCCAGTCGACCGAGATGATGAAGTCGTCGTCATCCACGCCGATGGTCCGGTCGCAGCTCAGGTTCACCATACCGCCATAGGTGTAGACCGCGCCGCGGTCTTCATACCAGTGGTACAGCCGGTACCCCCCCCTGTCGGCCGACACTGACGAGGGAGCTCCCACCCGGTTTATCAATTCGTTCAGAGGGGCGCCTTTCCATGCCCTCATCTGCGTGCCCACCGGGGAGCACCCCCCCAAAACCGTGAGTGATGCCAAAATGATCAGGGAATATTTCACGTTCCACCCGCACAAGAGTAATGTTCCCATTGCTGATGCAGGAACAGTGCCTTAGCTGACAACACGGTCCTGACAGCGGGATAATCGCGTCGGACATGGGAGGATAAGGCTCTTTTTTCGCCCCGTTGGACGTGCAATTGTGTATACTGTATGCGGAAAAACACCAACGAGAGCTGGCCGCACCGTTTTTCCGCGCAGCAGTCAGCCTTCATGTTTCTGAATGAATTTCATACGCAACCGGGGGGACCATGGCCAAAAAAGTCTTTATCGGCGCAACGGGACAAAACTGCGGAAAGACAACCATGAGCGTCTCGCTCATGCACCTGGCACAACAGAAATACCGGCGGGTCGGCTTCATCAAGCCCATTGGTCCCAAAATCGAGATGTACAACGGCCTCACCGTCGACATGGACGCCATCCTCATGGCACGGACCTTCGGCCTGGAAGAAGACCTGGCCCTCATGAACCCCGTGCCTCTCCCCAAGAACTTCACCCGCGACTACCTAAGCGGCAGGTTCGACTGCCTCGCCCTTAAAAAAAAGATCGTCGAAGCATTCGAAATCCTCGACCAGAGCTATGACTTCCTGATCATCGAAGGCGCGGGCCACTGCGGTGTCGGTTCGGTCATCGGCCTCAGCAATGCCTGTGTAGCCCATACGCTCGGGGCACCGGTCATCGTGGTGACCGACAGTGGCATCGGCAGCACCATCGATGCCGTGCACCTTAACCTGGCCCTCTACGAAAAGGAAGGGGCCGACGTCCGGATGGTCATCGTCAACAAACTCCGGTCAGACAAGCGTGACTCGATCCTCGGCTTCCTCCGGCGGGGGTTCCCGGGGCGCTCGCTCCAGGTTTCCGGCGGCTTCAACTATTCCCCCGTCCTGGCAAACCCGACCCTGTCCCATATCGGAAAACTGCTCAATCTTCCCGTGCACGGCGACGCTGACAGGCACAGCCGGATCATTCACCACATCCACCTGGGAGCAGCATCGTCCCAACGGGTGGTTGACGCCCTGGAGGATGCCACTCTGCTGGTTCTCACCAGCTCACGGGACGAGTTGATCGTCACCCTGTCCTCCCTGTATCATATCCCATCCTACCGGGACAAGATCGCCGGTCTCGTCATCGCGGGCCACATGCCGGTTTCGGAAATAACCCAGCAGATTCTGGACGACAGCATGATTCCCTACATCCGGGTTCATGACTCCACGGCACGAGTGTTCACGACGCTTATGGAGGATGTCTCCAAGATCACTGCCGAGGACCGGGAAAAGCTCAACTGGATCAGGCAAATGCCGAGAACGAGATCGATTTCGAGGCAATAGACGCCCTGCTCTGAGTGTCCGCCCCATGCCCTATCGCTATCTGCCCGATATTGCCACGGCCGACGTTGCCTTTGAAGCGTGGGGGGAGACGCGCGAGGAGATGTTCTGCGCCGCTGCCGATGCCCTCACCAATGTCATGGTCGACGACCTCGCATCGGTCGCCCCGGCTGATGAAATCGTCATTTCCCTTGCAAGCGAAGAATTGGACCTTCTTCTGTTCTCGTTTCTCCAGGAACTGATCTTTCTGAAAGACGCCCGGTGTCTCCTGCTCAGGGTTCCCCGGGTTATGATCACCGAGGCTGAGGGAGGCCTGCACCTCGATGCCGTTGCCCGCGGCGAGCGGATCGATAATGAGCGTCATCCCATGATGGTCGATGTAAAGGCGGTAACGCTGCATCTTTTTTCGGTCCGGCGGCAAGAAAATGGTTGGTGGGCCCGGGTGGTGCTTGATATATAAGGGAGAACAAACCCAAGCCATCCGCGGAGGATGTTTTTAATGAAGATTAGCGCGATCACGGCAGTTTCGGTATGCCTTCTTCTCTGTTGTCTGACCATTTCAGCGGCCTTTGGCGGCACATGTAACCTCATGAGCCTGACCTACGCCGGCGGAAACGACTATGTCATCAGGACCAACGGTTCAATCTCCAATGTCCAGTCGATTATCCTGAAGGTCGGTTACGGCGACGAAAATAAGCTTGCAAGCAAGCAACCGGTTGTGCAAGAGGGAACCGCCCAGTGGACTTTTTTCAATGCCACATCCCGCACGGACGGGCTTCTGATTTACGCTTCGGCACAACAGCCCTTCCTTCTTTCCGGTGCAGTGGCGCGCATCCGCTTTGCCCGCATAACGACGCCCCCTACCCTTGCATGTACCATTACCGCGGACTATGTTAAGAACGAAAACAACTCTCCCCCACCGGGCGCCCCGTCGGATCAGGACAAGCAGTACGAGAAGGACAGGTTGCCGGAGAAGGACAGGTTGCCGGAGAAGGACAGGTTGCCGGAAAAGGACAGGTTGCCGGAAAAGGACGGGTCGCCGGAAAAGGGCGAAGCCGCCCCCCCATCGGGACCCGCAACGATGTCGGTTCATAGAAACGCAACAGAAGACAGGGAAACCAGTGACGTACCAGCCGAGGAACAACCCCCTTCGGAAACACGAGAAGAGGAAGCCGGACCGTTGGAGCACGAGGAACCGCCTACGCCACCCGAA of Geobacter anodireducens contains these proteins:
- a CDS encoding phosphohydrolase, with product MTPENLLARHFGPATTACGIVLAHSRHVAAKALAVARRLRDPSLDLRFLEEAALLHDIGVCRTNSTGIGCTGEAPYILHGIIGREILEAEGLPRHALVCERHIGVGLTVEDIERQSLPLPRRDMVPLSREERIVCFADLFFSKKPRSLDHEKHPDEVRANLLRYGDHKVAIFEEWLAEFEV
- a CDS encoding RNA-splicing ligase RtcB; the encoded protein is MTAPAALKRISATIWELPVSYKQGMLVPARIIATEKLINAMDAGVFEQVSNVACLPGIQKYAFCMPDGHWGYGFPIGGLAAMDPDTGVISPGGIGFDINCGMRLVLTTLTYEEVKPRLRELVDALFYRVPAGVGSHGFVRLSHDEFCRVAEQGSSWCLKHGYAWPEDLEMTEEHGCFTGADATKVSQRAVDRGYNQIGTLGSGNHYLEIQVARPENIFDEDTARAFGITVPNQVVIMFHCGSRGFGHQVATDYLQLFLSVMEKKYGIRTNDRELACAPFRSREGQDYFAAMKCAVNMAFANRQVILHRIREVFSDVFGRDPRDLGMDMVYDVAHNTAKLETHLVDGKKRELLVHRKGATRAFGPGMEGIPARYRETGQPVIIGGSMETGSYLLAGDPGGGDTFFTTAHGSGRTMSRHQAKKLVKGQKLQRDMEERGIYVRTASWGGLAEEAGHAYKNIDDVAEATELSHLSRRVARLVPIGNVKG